CATTGTTGATAGTGAACTAACAACCACTACTCCATATTTTCACTAATCCATTTGAGCATATACGTCTCTCGCTTTGTCCATCTAGGAATTTTCCCGTATTCATTTGCCAAAACTCTTTCATTTTGTTCTATAGCTTCTTTAAGTGTAACCCACCTAGGTTCAAATCCTAGTATAGCCTCATACTCATCTAAATCTTGCTCTTCCAATTCATCTTCTACGCTACAGCTATAATAGTAAGAATCCATGTGAAACACGTCAAAATCGTGCTCTATAGGCTTATTGTACTGAATAATTTTTCCAATGCTATCTATATTTTCAGTCATAATAGCTCCAACTTCTTCCTTTAGCTCTCTTCTAAGTGCAGTTCTATGGTCTTCTCCTCGTTTTATTCCACCACCTGGGAACTTATAATCCTTATTTTCTCTAGAATAAACCAATAGAAACTTTTCTCCTTTTTTTATGACTCCTCTAACGGCTTCTCTTTTCAGCTTTCTACCATTTATATTCAA
This region of Tissierellales bacterium genomic DNA includes:
- a CDS encoding NUDIX domain-containing protein; its protein translation is MNIIKEMYGSDDLNINGRKLKREAVRGVIKKGEKFLLVYSRENKDYKFPGGGIKRGEDHRTALRRELKEEVGAIMTENIDSIGKIIQYNKPIEHDFDVFHMDSYYYSCSVEDELEEQDLDEYEAILGFEPRWVTLKEAIEQNERVLANEYGKIPRWTKRETYMLKWISENME